AGTATCTGCTCCCTGGTCTCTTGACCGATAACAGCCTGGAAGTCCCTGATTATCAAGGGAAATGGGTGGGGCCCTACGACGGAGCCTATAATGTAGTGGGTGTAGTCAACAGAGGCTATCCAGTCGCGCAAGGCCTCGTTGGTGGCGTCCTTGAGGGTCTTTGTGCCTGAGACGACAGAGATGACGCGGGTTCCCAACAGTTTCATACGTACGACGTTCAAGTGCTGGCGCTCCACATCCTCCTCGCCCATGAAGACGTCGCACTCCAGGCCGAACATGGCCGCCGCCGTGGCCGTGGCCACTCCGTGCTGCCCTGCTCCCGTCTCGGCGATAATGCGCCGCTTCTCCATGCGTCGGGCCAGCAAGACCTGGCCCAGGGTGTTGTTAATCTTGTGCGCCCCGGTGTGGTTGAGGTCCTCTCGCTTGAGATAGATTTTGGCCCCGCCGAGCCGCTCGGTCATCCTCTCGGCTAAATAGAGGGGACTCGGGCGTCCGGCGTACTCGGTCAGGTAGTAGCGGAGCTCCTCGTGGAAGGAGGGGTCGTCTTTGGCCTCTGCGTAAGCCTGCTCCAGCCCCGTGAGGGCCGGCATAAGGGTCTCAATTACATACTTACCCCCAAAGGGCCCGAAATGGCCTCTCTCGTCAGGTCTCATGAATCATCTCCGCCTCGGCCGCCTTGGCGCGCTCGATGAAGGCGCGCACCTTCTCCTGGTCTTTGACGCCCGGCGCCGTCTCAACCCCACTTGCCACATCGACCCCGTAGGGGCGGGTCGCCCGGACCGTCTCTCCCACGTTCTCAGCCGTCAGGCCCCCCGCTACGATGATGGGGCGTCCGGCGGCCTTCTCCTTGGCCTCCTCCACGAGATGATGATCGAAACCCTTGCCCGTGCCGCCGGCCAGATCGGGGTCGAAAGCGTCCAACAGGAACGCCGCGACCTCATATCTCCGAAGGTCCGCCAGGCTCCCCGAATCCTTTACCCTGACGGCCTTTATGACATCGAGGTCGGCCTTTCGGCAATACTCCGGCGACTCTTGGCCGTGGAGCTGCACCATCCGAAAGCCGCACATGGCCGATAGCTTTTTGACCTCCTCAAGCGGCGCATCGACGAAAAGCCCGACGGGCGTAACGTATTCGGGCAAATCAGCGATGATGTCTCTGGCCAGCTGGGGCTCAATCGCCCGAGGGCTCGGGGCGTAAAAATTGAACCCCAGGGCATCGGCCCCGGCCTCCACGGCTACGGCGGCATCGGCCCCGCCGGTTATTCCGCAAATCTTAACCCAAACCATGGGGTATCCATTGAAGGGGCTCTCGCGCCATTATATCAACCCTCGCCTATCAGCTCGGCCACCTTCGCCCGAATATCCAATGCCCGCATAAAGCTCTCACCGATAAGGACCGCATCCACGCCGGCTTTCCGAAGCCTGAGAAGATCATCCCGCGACTGGATGCCGCTTTCGCTGACGACGACCTTCCCATCTGGAACGCGGTTTATAAGGTCGAAAGTCACCCCCAGGTCGACTTCAAACGATTTAAGATTTCTGTTGTTGATGCCTATTATAGACGCCCCCAGGGAAATAGCGCGGTCGAGCTCTTCGGCCGTGTGCACCTCCATGAGAACATGGAGCCCCAAGGCTTGGGCTGCGCTGAAGCACTCTTCCAAGCCCGCATCGTCGAGGGCGGCAGCGATCAGGAGCACTGCGTCGGCCCCCGCAACCCTCGACTCGGTGACCTGGTAGGGGTGGATGATAAACTCCTTTCTCAAGATAGGCAGCTTGACGGCGCGGCGGATAGTGGTGACGTATTCGAGTCGCCCCTGGAAGTGGCGCTCGTTGGTTAAGACGCTAATGGCCGCCGCCCCCCCAGCCTCGAAGGCCGAGGCGATCTCCACCGGATTAAACTCTTCCCGGAGCAGACCTTTAGACGGGGAGGCCCGCTTCGCTTCAGCAATGACGCTCGGCACAGGCCCCTCGGCTTGAAGCGCCCCATGAAAGTCACGAACGGGGTCGGACGAGGCGAGGGCCTCCTCAAGGCTGCTGAGCGGAATCTCCCTCATGCGCCGGTCGAGCTCCGCGGCCGTCTCTTCCAAGATGACCTCTAAGATGGCGCTCACCTCTTTTCCTCTTGCCCAGCCACCGCAGCCAGAGAGAACTCCAGGAGCCGCTCGAGAACGCGTGCTGCCTCTCCGGAGTCAATGGCCTCGGCGGCAAGCTCTACTCCTTCTGCCAGCGTTTCCGCCCCGCCAGCGCAGTATACGGCTGCCCCGGCGTTGGCCAGGACAATCTCTCTGCGGGGGCCCGGCTCTCCTTCAAGAACGGCCCTGGCGATGGCCGAATTGACCTCCACATCGCCACCCCGAATCGCCTCCGGGTCGTCGGCTTTGTTGAGACCCAGGGTTTTGGGGTCAATGCTGTATGTCCTTACCTCGCCGTCTTTCAATTCGCTCACAACGGTTGGCCCGTATATCGTAATCTCATCGAGGCCATCCGACCCGTGGACGACTAGCGCCCTTTCGGCGCCTAAATGGTTTAGGACGTGCGCAAGAGGCTCAACCCAGCGCTCCGCGAAGACGCCCATCACCTGGGCCTTTGCCCCCGCGGGGTTGGTCAACGGGCCCAACAGATTAAAGATCGTCCGAAAGCCGAGCTCCCTGCGGGTGGCCGCCGCATGACGCATCGCCGGATGAAAGGAGGGGGCAAAGAGGAACCCGATCCCTACCTCCTCGATTGAGCGGGCGGCGACCTCAGGCGGGACATCAACGGCGATCCCCAGGCCCTCAAGGAGGTCGGCAGACCCGCAACGAGACGTAACCGAGCGGTTGCCGTGCTTTGCAATCTTGACCCCAGCCCCGGAGGCTACGAAGGACGCCACAGTGGAGATGTTGAACGTGCCCTTGTGGTCACCGCCCGTCCCGCAGGTGTCAACAAGCAGCCCTTCGAAGGGTCCGACGGTGATAGCGGCCTGCTTCATGGCTCTGGCGCACCCGGTGATTTCGGCGACCGACTCCCCTTTCATTTTTAAAGCGGTGAGGAACGCTCCGACCTGGGCGGGCGTCGCCCGGTTCTCCATGATGGCTTCCATGGCCTCAAAGGCCTCATCCTCTTCGAGACCTATTCCATCTGATATCTTAGCTACAGCTTTTTGAATCATTGCCTTACAGCTATAGAGTTAAGAAATTGCTTAAAATGTTCTTCCCCTCAGAGGTCAGGATGCTCTCAGGGTGGAATTGAACCCCCTCGACCGGGTACTCTTTGTGGCGCAGGCCCATTATCTCTCCCTCTCGTGTCTCGGCGCTTATCTCCAAGCAGTCGGGCAGCGTCGAGCGCTCCACGACGAGGGAGTGGTAGCGGGTCGCTTCGAAGGGGCTTGGCACCCCCCCATAGATGCTCAATCCATCATGCTCAATCATGGAAGTCTTGCCATGCATGAGCCTTTCGGCGCGTACAACAAGCCCCCCGAAAGCTTGGCCTATGGACTGATGCCCCAAGCAGACGCCGAGTATAGGCAACTTTCCGGAGAAGTGGTTGACCACATCTATCGAGATTCCAGCCTCGCTTGGCGTGCAAGGGCCAGGCGATATGACGATCCTCTCGGGTGCGAGCTCCTCAATTTCCTCGAGCGTAATCTTGTCGTTGCGCCAGACCTGGGGCTCCTGGCCCAGCTCCCCCAGATACTGGACGAGGTTGTAGGTGAAGGAGTCGTAATTGTCGATGACCAATATCACGCGTCGAGGCCCTCTTCGGCCAACTCGATAGCCCTAACCAGGGCCCGGGCCTTATCCATCGTCTCCTCAAACTCCCGCTCAGGGTCGCTGTCGGCGACGATTCCAGCCCCCACCTGGAGATACGCCCTGTTGTTTTGGATAACCAGGGTGCGAATGGTGATGCAGGTCTCCATGTTGCCGCTGAAGGAAAAATACCCGATGGCCCCGGCGTAGGGGCCCCGCCTCGTCGGCTCCAATTCCTCGATAATTTCCATGGCTCGAATCTTCGGCGCACCCGAAACCGTCCCGGCAGGGAAGCAGGCCCTCAAGACGTCGTAACCAGTGCAATCAGGCCTTATGGTGCCGATTACGTTTGAGACGATGTGAGTGACATGGGAGTACTTTTCAATGAGCATCAACTCGTCGACCTCAACGCTTCCAAGCACGCTCACTCGGCCCAGGTCGTTTCGGCCCAAATCAACGAGCATGATATGCTCGGCCCGCTCCTTGGGGTCGCTTAGTAGCTCACGAACTAGAGCTTCGTCTTCTTGCTCCGTCTCTCCCCGAGGCCTGGTGCCGGCGAGGGGCCGGAGGATGAGCTTGCTCCCTTCTTGTCGCACAAGAATCTCCGGCGAGGAGCCCAAGATGGTAACCTCTTCGAGCTCCAAATAGTACATATAGGGCGAGGGGTTAATGGTTCGGAGCGCTCGGTAGATATTGAAGGGGTGCGAGCGAATGTCGGTGGCGAGCCGTTGAGAAAGCACCGTCTGGACGCAGTCTCCGGCGGTGATGTATTCCTTGGTGCGCTCGACAGCCCTCAGAAAATCGTCCTTGGCGAAGTTGCTCGTCATGGCAACCGGGCCGACCCTGGGCGGCGGAAGCTTGGGCGGCTCCGCCGGGCCCCTGAGCTTTTCGATGAGGAGATGAATCTTGTCGCACGCATCCTGGTAGGCCTCCTCCAGGGATCGCCCCTCAACGTACGCGTTGCTTACGACCTTTATCTTCTGGAGGATGTTGTCGAAGATGAGTATGGTATCGGTTATGAGGAAAACCATGTCCGGCAGGTCGAGGTCGTCGTCGGTCTCATCGGGCAGGGACTCGAAGAACCGCACCATATCGTAGCTCAGGTAGCCCACGGCCCCTCCGAAAAAGCGTGGGAGGCCGTCAACTGTCGCCGGCCGGTATGCCGACAAAATCTCCTCCAGGGCATCCAGCGGGTCGGTCTCTATAGACCTGGTCTCTTCCACCCCGTTTCGCTTGACCGTAAGGGTTCGGCCTTTGCTGGAGACGACGACCTCCGGCTGGCCGCCTAGAAAGGTGTAGCGGGCCCACTTCTCCCCCCCCTCTACGCTCTCAAGGAGGTAGGAGTTCGAGCCCCCGATTTTCAGATACGCGCTGACGGGGGTCTCCAGGTCGGCCATAATCTCCCGGTAAACCGGGATGAGGTTGCCCTCTTCGGCCTTGGCGCAGAACTCCTCAAATGTTGGTACGAATGACACAAATGACCTCCCGAAAATGCTCCACCCCTAACACACTGGCCTCAGCGTGTCAAGCTCAACACACAAATATGCCTTTGAAGCTCAATAGGTTACCTCAAGGAGGAAGAGCCCTTGAGGAGGCGCGGTTGGCCCCGCCTGGCTCCGATCACGGCTCTCTAGAATAGCCTTCACATCGTCGGGCCGACGGTAGCCACGGCCAACATCAACCAAGGTGCCGACAATGGTGCGGACCATGTGGCGGAGAAAACCGTCCGCCTCCGCGAGGAAAATCAGGTCTCGTCCCCGCTCGTAAACCTCCAGACGAAAGAGCGTCCTGACGTAGCTTTTGGCCGTAGACGAGGTGGCCATGAAAGCAGAAAAGTCGCATCTTCCCACCAAATATTGGGTTGCCTGGCGCATGGCCGCCACATCGAGAGCATAATCGACCTCCCACCCGTACCGGCAGCCAAAAGCTGAGCGGGTCTCACCTTGTAGGACCACGTAGCGGTATAGCTTTCGCTTCACCGAGTACCTGGCGTGGAAACCCTCGCCCTCTTCAGAAACCTCGCGGATGGCAATGTCTCGGGGCAGCAGCCCGTTGAGGGCCCGCCGGAACTCATCCGCCGTCATTTCCGAGCTGGTCTTGAAGTGGGCGACCTGGCCGATGGCATGAACGCCGGCGTCGGTCCGCCCGCTGCCTTCAACCCGTATTTCCTCTCCGGTTATCGTCCGAAGGGCGTCTTGCAAGCGGCCCTGGATTGTATCTTGAGCGGGCTGGACCTGCCATCCTGCGTAGTTGGTCCCATCATACTCCAAAAGAACCTTAATCGTTCGCATCCTGCCCTACCCCGCTTTCTTAAGCTCGAGGACGCTCCGCAGCGCCTGGCCCGTATACGAGGCCTCCAGTCCGGCTAGATCTTCCGGGGCGCCCTCGGCCACGATCCAGCCCCCCTCGCCCCCCCCTTCCGGACCAAGGTCGATGATGTGATCGGCTGTCTTGATGACGTCGAGGTTATGCTCGATTACCACCACCGTGTTGCCCTGCTCGGTGAGGCGATTGAGCACTCCGAGGAGCTTCTCGATGTCTGCGAAGTGGAGGCCCGTAGTGGGCTCATCGAGAATATAGAAGGTTCTGCCCGTGGAACGGCGGGAAAGCTCCTTGGAGAGCTTGACCCGCTGAGCCTCGCCTCCTGAAAGAGTCGTGGCCGACTGGCCCAAAGTGATGTAGCCAAGCCCTACCTCAGCCAGGGTCTCGAGCTTGCCCTGGATTCTAGGGATATGCTCGAAGAAGGCCAACGCCTGGTTGACGGTCATCGCCAACACATCGGCTATTGAACTGCCTTTATACGTAGCATCAAGGGTTTCCCGGTTAAAGCGGCGCCCCTGGCACTGGTCGCAGGTAACGTAGATGTCCGGAAGGAAGTGCATCTCGATCTTGATTAGGCCTCCGCCTTCACAGGACTCACACCGCCCACCCTTCAGGTTGAAGCTGAACCGACCGGGTTTGTAGCCTCGTTTTCGGGATTCTGGCACCTGGCTGAAGAGTTCCCGGATGTATGTAAAGACCCCCGTGTAAGTGGCAGGATTGCTCCTGGGCGTCCGCCCAATGGGGGACTGATCGATGTCGATGACCTTATCCAGGTACTCCACCCCGCGAATAGTGCCGAAGGCCCCAGGGCGAACGCTGCTATTGGAGAGACGTTGGGCAAGGGCCGGGTAAATAATATCGAGCAGCAGGGTGCTCTTGCCCGACCCCGACACCCCGGTAACGCAGGTGAACAACCCCAAGGGGATCCGGACGTCGATCTCCTTGAGGTTATGCTGCTGGCATCGCTGCACCGAGAGGAAGGCCTTGCCCGGTCGGCGCCGCCTCGTCGGGACGGCTATGGTGAGCTCGCCCGAAAGATAACGGCCCGTAAGTGAACTCCGATTGGCAATAATAGCCTTGGGCGGCCCTGTGGCGACCACGTGCCCCCCCCGGATCCCCGCACCGGGCCCTAGATCGACTACGTGGTCCCCAGAGAGGATGGTTTCCCGATCATGTTCCACCACGATTACGGTGTTGCCCAAGTCCCTAAGGCGCAGGAGCGTCTCCAGCAGCTTTCGGTTGTCTCTCTGATGAAGCCCTATCGAGGGCTCGTCAAGAATATAGAGGACCCCGACGAGGCTCGAGCCGATCTGGGTAGCAAGCCTGATCCGCTGGCCTTCGCCTCCAGCCAGGGTGGCGCTCGGGCGCTCAAGGCTCAAATAGTCTAGTCCGACGTTGATGAGAAACTGCAGGCGCTCGCGTATTTCCTTTAAGATTCGCCCGCCGACCTCCTCCGCATGGGACGGCAGGGTTAGATCGTCGAAGAACTCCTTGGCTTTAGCTATCGCCAGCCCCGTCACCTGGGCGATGGAGAGCCCGCCGACCGTCACCGCCAAACTTTCCGGACGGAGCCTGCTGGAGGAGCACGCGGTGCACGGCCTCAAGCCCATGTAGCGCCCCACTTTTTCGCGAATGAAGGCGCTGCCGCCCTCACTGTAACGCCGTGCGAGGTAGCCGATGACCCCTTCAAAGGGGCGGTGAAAGAAAACCTGCCGGCGCCCCCTCATGTAAGAGAAGCGGACGGGCTCGCCCTCGGAGCCGTAAAGAATGAGATGCCGGGTTGCCCCGTCAAGCTCACTAAACGGGGTTGACATGGAAAAACCGTATTGGTCGGCCAGGGCCTCCAGTATCCGGTTGAAATACGCCGAGCTTTTCCGCTCCCACGGCCTTAGAGCTCCCCCTGCAAGGCTCTTGGAAGGGTCCGGCACCACGAGGTCCGGGTCCACCTCTCGTAGCGAGCCCAGCCCGTCACAGTCGGGACACGCGCCGTGGGGGCTGTTGAAGGAAAAAAGACGAGGCTCCAGCTCCGGAAACGAGCGCCCGCATGGGATGCACGCGAACTGCTCGCTGAAAAAGAGCTCCTCACCACCCAAGAGATCGACAATCACGATGCCGTCTGCAAGCCCCATGGCCGTCTCCACGCTGTCGGTCAAGCGGCTCGCGACCTCAGGCGTGATGATCAAGCGATCAACGACGGCCTCAATCGTGTGCTTCTTCGTCTTGGCCAGCACGATTGTTTCGGAGAGGTCGCGCACCTCTCCATCAATCCGGGCCCTGACGAACCCCTTACGGGCCAGATCATCGAGCTCTTTCTTATACTCCCCCTTCCGCTCCCTGACGATGGGGGCCAGAATCTGGCACCGGGTTCCTTTCGGGATGGCCAGAAGGCGGTCGACGATCTCCTGGGCCGATTGGCTTGCGATGGGCCTGGAACATTCCACGCAGTGGGGCTCGCCAATACGGGTGAAGAGGAGACGCAGGTAGTCGTAAATTTCCGTGACGGTGCCTACGGTCGAGCGGGGGTTTTTGGAGGTCGTCTTCTGCTCGATTGCGATGGCGGGGCTTAAGCCCTCGATTGAGTCCACATCGGGCTTTTCCATCTGCTCGAGAAACTGACGTGCATAGGCCGAGAGGCTCTCGACGTAGCGTCGCTGGCCCTCGGCGTAGATTGTGTCGAAGGCGAGCGAGCTCTTGCCGGAGCCTGATACTCCCGTAATGACTATCAGGGCGTCGCGGGGCAGGTCGAGATCGATGTTCTTGAGGTTGTGCTCCCTGGCGCCGCGAAGAACGATCCTTTTGCCTTGGTTTCGGGACAACAGAGAACCCCTCCGCGTTAAGGACTTAAATAGTGAATTCTAGCACACCACGGTGGATTCTTACAGGGCTCGGCCCACGCCCACGCACCCGCCCCCAATGGGCGGGAGCGTTTCGCCTTGACCCTCTTGTGGGGTGCCGATATACTGAGCCCGTCAATCCGTTGCGCAATCCACGCAACCACCCCAGCAGACCCAGTCTCCTCCCTTCCTCGGCTAGGGGCCAATGACCACACGACCAATGCGAAAGATAGCTTTCCAAAACCTCAAGGGTGGCACCGGAAAGACGACTTCCGCAGTGACGCTGGCCAGCCTCCTTTGCTCACGCGGCTACAAGGTCCTTCTTGTGGACATGGATGCCCAGGGTAACATCAAGGAGCACTTCGGACTAACCCACCCCCATACCACGTACGATCTGCTGCTGGGAGAGGCTCCGGTCGATACGTGCCTCGCTGTCGCCCGCGACGGCCTTCACTGCATTATAAGCGACGCCACTCTGGCGTCATGCGAGAGTATCCTGATGAGCCGCCCACGGCGGGAAGAAGCACTGAGGCATTCTCTGGAAGCAATAGACGGCTACGATTTCGTCTTGGTTGACTCCCCCCCGTCCCTCTCAATTCTCAACCAGAATGCCCTTGTCTTTGCCGATGAGCTCATTATCCCGGTGAGCATGGACTATCTGGCTCTCCTGGGGGCGGCTCAGGTCGTGGAGCACCTGGCCCTCATCGAGCGCTACTTCGACAAAACCATCCGTGTGCTGGGGGTCCTGCCTACCTTTTTCGACCGAAGAACCCGAATCAGCTCCGAGGTCTACGAGGCTCTCCAGGCCCGCTACGGTGAGCGAGTCTGGCCTCCCATTCGAATCGATACGAAGATTTCCCAGGCCCCGAGCGCTCGAAAGACGATCGACACATTCAGGCGTAACAGCCGTGGAGCGCAAGACTACGAGGCTGTCTGCGATCTGCTTATCGGCTCACCCCATCCCGTAGCCGAGACACCCACGACCCCCCAGTAGGGTCTTGAAAGGAGCA
The genomic region above belongs to Nitrospinota bacterium and contains:
- a CDS encoding phosphoribosylanthranilate isomerase, encoding MVWVKICGITGGADAAVAVEAGADALGFNFYAPSPRAIEPQLARDIIADLPEYVTPVGLFVDAPLEEVKKLSAMCGFRMVQLHGQESPEYCRKADLDVIKAVRVKDSGSLADLRRYEVAAFLLDAFDPDLAGGTGKGFDHHLVEEAKEKAAGRPIIVAGGLTAENVGETVRATRPYGVDVASGVETAPGVKDQEKVRAFIERAKAAEAEMIHET
- the trpD gene encoding anthranilate phosphoribosyltransferase; protein product: MIQKAVAKISDGIGLEEDEAFEAMEAIMENRATPAQVGAFLTALKMKGESVAEITGCARAMKQAAITVGPFEGLLVDTCGTGGDHKGTFNISTVASFVASGAGVKIAKHGNRSVTSRCGSADLLEGLGIAVDVPPEVAARSIEEVGIGFLFAPSFHPAMRHAAATRRELGFRTIFNLLGPLTNPAGAKAQVMGVFAERWVEPLAHVLNHLGAERALVVHGSDGLDEITIYGPTVVSELKDGEVRTYSIDPKTLGLNKADDPEAIRGGDVEVNSAIARAVLEGEPGPRREIVLANAGAAVYCAGGAETLAEGVELAAEAIDSGEAARVLERLLEFSLAAVAGQEEKR
- the trpC gene encoding indole-3-glycerol phosphate synthase TrpC — translated: MSAILEVILEETAAELDRRMREIPLSSLEEALASSDPVRDFHGALQAEGPVPSVIAEAKRASPSKGLLREEFNPVEIASAFEAGGAAAISVLTNERHFQGRLEYVTTIRRAVKLPILRKEFIIHPYQVTESRVAGADAVLLIAAALDDAGLEECFSAAQALGLHVLMEVHTAEELDRAISLGASIIGINNRNLKSFEVDLGVTFDLINRVPDGKVVVSESGIQSRDDLLRLRKAGVDAVLIGESFMRALDIRAKVAELIGEG
- the trpB gene encoding tryptophan synthase subunit beta, yielding MRPDERGHFGPFGGKYVIETLMPALTGLEQAYAEAKDDPSFHEELRYYLTEYAGRPSPLYLAERMTERLGGAKIYLKREDLNHTGAHKINNTLGQVLLARRMEKRRIIAETGAGQHGVATATAAAMFGLECDVFMGEEDVERQHLNVVRMKLLGTRVISVVSGTKTLKDATNEALRDWIASVDYTHYIIGSVVGPHPFPLIIRDFQAVIGQETREQILKKEDRLPDTIVACVGGGSNALGIFHPFYEDKEVALIGVEAAGHGISSGAHGASLVAGSVGVLHGSKSYVLHNEDGQILPAHSISAGLDYPGVGPEHAYYKETGRAEYVAVTDEEALEAFRFCSEEEGIIPALEAAHAIAHVRKLAPTLPKEHIIVICLSGRGDKDVDLVAEVLGERL
- the truA gene encoding tRNA pseudouridine(38-40) synthase TruA encodes the protein MRTIKVLLEYDGTNYAGWQVQPAQDTIQGRLQDALRTITGEEIRVEGSGRTDAGVHAIGQVAHFKTSSEMTADEFRRALNGLLPRDIAIREVSEEGEGFHARYSVKRKLYRYVVLQGETRSAFGCRYGWEVDYALDVAAMRQATQYLVGRCDFSAFMATSSTAKSYVRTLFRLEVYERGRDLIFLAEADGFLRHMVRTIVGTLVDVGRGYRRPDDVKAILESRDRSQAGPTAPPQGLFLLEVTY
- the uvrA gene encoding excinuclease ABC subunit UvrA, whose product is MSRNQGKRIVLRGAREHNLKNIDLDLPRDALIVITGVSGSGKSSLAFDTIYAEGQRRYVESLSAYARQFLEQMEKPDVDSIEGLSPAIAIEQKTTSKNPRSTVGTVTEIYDYLRLLFTRIGEPHCVECSRPIASQSAQEIVDRLLAIPKGTRCQILAPIVRERKGEYKKELDDLARKGFVRARIDGEVRDLSETIVLAKTKKHTIEAVVDRLIITPEVASRLTDSVETAMGLADGIVIVDLLGGEELFFSEQFACIPCGRSFPELEPRLFSFNSPHGACPDCDGLGSLREVDPDLVVPDPSKSLAGGALRPWERKSSAYFNRILEALADQYGFSMSTPFSELDGATRHLILYGSEGEPVRFSYMRGRRQVFFHRPFEGVIGYLARRYSEGGSAFIREKVGRYMGLRPCTACSSSRLRPESLAVTVGGLSIAQVTGLAIAKAKEFFDDLTLPSHAEEVGGRILKEIRERLQFLINVGLDYLSLERPSATLAGGEGQRIRLATQIGSSLVGVLYILDEPSIGLHQRDNRKLLETLLRLRDLGNTVIVVEHDRETILSGDHVVDLGPGAGIRGGHVVATGPPKAIIANRSSLTGRYLSGELTIAVPTRRRRPGKAFLSVQRCQQHNLKEIDVRIPLGLFTCVTGVSGSGKSTLLLDIIYPALAQRLSNSSVRPGAFGTIRGVEYLDKVIDIDQSPIGRTPRSNPATYTGVFTYIRELFSQVPESRKRGYKPGRFSFNLKGGRCESCEGGGLIKIEMHFLPDIYVTCDQCQGRRFNRETLDATYKGSSIADVLAMTVNQALAFFEHIPRIQGKLETLAEVGLGYITLGQSATTLSGGEAQRVKLSKELSRRSTGRTFYILDEPTTGLHFADIEKLLGVLNRLTEQGNTVVVIEHNLDVIKTADHIIDLGPEGGGEGGWIVAEGAPEDLAGLEASYTGQALRSVLELKKAG
- a CDS encoding aminodeoxychorismate/anthranilate synthase component II → MILVIDNYDSFTYNLVQYLGELGQEPQVWRNDKITLEEIEELAPERIVISPGPCTPSEAGISIDVVNHFSGKLPILGVCLGHQSIGQAFGGLVVRAERLMHGKTSMIEHDGLSIYGGVPSPFEATRYHSLVVERSTLPDCLEISAETREGEIMGLRHKEYPVEGVQFHPESILTSEGKNILSNFLTL
- a CDS encoding ParA family protein is translated as MTTRPMRKIAFQNLKGGTGKTTSAVTLASLLCSRGYKVLLVDMDAQGNIKEHFGLTHPHTTYDLLLGEAPVDTCLAVARDGLHCIISDATLASCESILMSRPRREEALRHSLEAIDGYDFVLVDSPPSLSILNQNALVFADELIIPVSMDYLALLGAAQVVEHLALIERYFDKTIRVLGVLPTFFDRRTRISSEVYEALQARYGERVWPPIRIDTKISQAPSARKTIDTFRRNSRGAQDYEAVCDLLIGSPHPVAETPTTPQ
- the trpE gene encoding anthranilate synthase component I, encoding MADLETPVSAYLKIGGSNSYLLESVEGGEKWARYTFLGGQPEVVVSSKGRTLTVKRNGVEETRSIETDPLDALEEILSAYRPATVDGLPRFFGGAVGYLSYDMVRFFESLPDETDDDLDLPDMVFLITDTILIFDNILQKIKVVSNAYVEGRSLEEAYQDACDKIHLLIEKLRGPAEPPKLPPPRVGPVAMTSNFAKDDFLRAVERTKEYITAGDCVQTVLSQRLATDIRSHPFNIYRALRTINPSPYMYYLELEEVTILGSSPEILVRQEGSKLILRPLAGTRPRGETEQEDEALVRELLSDPKERAEHIMLVDLGRNDLGRVSVLGSVEVDELMLIEKYSHVTHIVSNVIGTIRPDCTGYDVLRACFPAGTVSGAPKIRAMEIIEELEPTRRGPYAGAIGYFSFSGNMETCITIRTLVIQNNRAYLQVGAGIVADSDPEREFEETMDKARALVRAIELAEEGLDA